A single Alosa sapidissima isolate fAloSap1 chromosome 17, fAloSap1.pri, whole genome shotgun sequence DNA region contains:
- the LOC121688311 gene encoding myosin-7-like, protein MGDAVMAEFGEAASFLRKSDMERLEAQTRPFDIKRACFVVDPEVEFVKGVVQSRDGDKVTVLTEFDKTVTVKEADVHQQNPPKYDKIEDMAMFTFLHEPAVLFNLKERYAAWMIYTYSGLFCVTVNPYKWLPVYDKQVVAAYRGKKRSEAPPHIFSISDNAYQYMLTDRENQSVLITGESGAGKTVNTKRVIQYFASIAASGKKDPSQEKKGTLEDQIIQCNPALEAFGNAKTIRNDNSSRFGKFIRIHFGVSGKLASADIETYLLEKSRVTFQLKAERDYHIFYQILSQQKPELLEMLLITSNPYDYAFISQGQTQVASIVDADELVATDEAFDVLGFTQEEKNGIYKLTGAIMHYGNMKFKQKQREEQAEADGTEDADKVAYLMGLNSADLIKGLCHPRVKVGNEWVTKGQNVNQVYYSIGALSKAVYEKMFNWMVVKINMTLETKQPRQHFIGVLDIAGFEIFDFNTFEQLCINFTNEKLQQFFNHHMFVLEQEEYKKEGIEWTFIDFGMDLAACIELIEKPMGIMSILEEECMFPKASDATFKAKLYDNHLGKNACFQKPRIVKGRPEAHFSLVHYAGTVDYNIGNWLVKNKDPLNETVVGLFQKSNLKMLCALFANYAGAESAAESGGGGKKKKGSSFQTVSALHRENLNKLMTNLRSTHPHFVRCIIPNETKTPGAMENPLVMHQLRCNGVLEGIRICRKGFPNRIQYADFKQRYRILNPAAVPEGQFIDNKKGAEKLLGSLDIDHEQYRFGHTKVFFKAGLLGVLEEMRDDRLALIITGLQSSARGMIARIEFKKIVERRDALLVIQWNVRAFMGVKNWPWMKMYFKIKPLLKSADAEKEMANMKEEFLKLKEAYAKSEARRKELEEKMVSIIQEKNDLQLQVQTEQDSLCDAEERCEGLIKSKIQLEAKSKELAERLEDEEEMNSELTAKKRKLEDECSELKKDIDDLELTLAKVEKEKHATENKVKNLTEEMAALDEIIAKLTKEKKALQEAHQQTLDDLQSEEDKVNTLTKAKTKLEQQVDDLEGSLEQEKKLRMDLERAKRKLEGDLKLTQESLMDLENDKQQLEERMKKKDFEISQLNSKIEDEQAMGAQLQKKLKELQARIEELEEELEAERAARAKVEKQRADLARELEEISERLEEAGGATAAQIEMNKKREAEFQKLRRDLEESTLQHEATASTLRKKHADSVADLGEQIDNLQRVKQKLEKEKSELRLELDDVVSNMEQVSKAKTNLEKMCRTLEDQMTEYRTKAEEGQRSINDFSMQKAKLQTENGELTRQLEEKDSLVSQLTRGKQSYTQQVEDLKRQLEEEVKAKNALAHAVQSARHDADLLREQYEEEQEAKAELQRSLSKANSEVAQWRTKYETDAIQRTEELEDAKKKLAQRLQDAEEAVEAVNAKCSSLEKTKHRLQNEIEDLMVDVERSNAAAAALDKRQRNFDKVLSEWKQKFEESQTELESSQKESRSLGTELFKLKNSYEESLDHLETMKRENKNLQEEISDLTEQLGETGKSIHELEKVRKTLEQEKAEIQTALEEAEGTLEHEEGKILRAQLEFNQVKADIERKLAEKDEEMEQAKRNQQRVVDTLQTSLESETRSRNEALRVKKKMEGDLNEMEIQLSQANRQASEAQKQLKSLHGHLKDAQLQLDDALRNNDDLKENTAIVERRSNLLQAELDELRSLVEQTERGRKLAEQELLDVSERVQLLHSQNTSLLNQKKKLEGDTSQLQNEVEEAVQECRNAEEKAKKAITDAAMMAEELKKEQDTSSHLERMKKNMEQTIKDLQHRLDEAEQIAMKGGKKQIQKLESRVRELESEVEMEQRKASDSVKGIRKYERRIKELTYQTEEDKKNLSRLQDLVDKLQLKVKSYKRTSEEAEEQANSNLGKFRKLQHELDEAEERADIAESQVNKMRAKTRDVGGKFSFNKTLVWWESVDALSILGWTVPYKKGESTVALTADTAKTNLEQVTSYLYNRPTKA, encoded by the exons ATGGGTGATGCGGTGATGGCAGAGTTTGGGGAGGCGGCTTCTTTTCTGAGGAAGTCTGACATGGAGCGTCTGGAGGCCCAGACTCGCCCCTTTGACATTAAGAGGGCCTGCTTCGTGGTGGACCCTGAGGTTGAATTTGTGAAGGGCGTCGTCCAAAGCAGAGACGGTGACAAAGTCACTGTTCTTACTGAGTTTGATAAG ACTGTCACTGTGAAAGAGGCAGATGTCCACCAACAGAACCCGCCAAAGTATGATAAAATAGAGGACATGGCGATGTTCACCTTCCTGCATGAGCCTGCTGTGCTGTTTAACCTCAAAGAGCGTTACGCAGCCTGGATGATCTAT ACCTACTCTGGGTTGTTCTGTGTCACTGTCAATCCCTACAAGTGGTTGCCAGTGTACGACAAGCAAGTCGTCGCTGCTTACAGAGGCAAGAAGAGGAGTGAAGCTCCTCCCCACATCTTCTCCATCTCGGACAATGCTTACCAGTACATGCTGACAG acagagagaaccaATCTGTCCTTATCAC TGGAGAATCTGGTGCCGGAAAGACTGTGAACACCAAAAGGGTCATCCAGTACTTTGCTAGCATTGCAGCCTCTGGAAAGAAGGACCCCTCTCAGGAGAAAAAG GGCACCCTGGAAGATCAAATCATCCAGTGTAACCCTGCTCTGGAGGCTTTTGGTAATGCCAAGACCATCAGAAATGACAACTCCTCCCGATTT GGTAAATTCATCCGTATCCACTTCGGTGTGAGCGGCAAGCTGGCATCAGCAGATATTGAGACCT ATCTGTTGGAGAAGTCCCGTGTCACTTTTCAGCTCAAGGCTGAGAGAGACTACCACATCTTCTACCAGATCCTGTCCCAACAGAAACCGGAGCTGTTGG AGATGTTGTTGATCACCTCCAACCCCTATGACTACGCGTTCATCTCCCAAGGACAGACACAAGTAGCCTCTATTGTTGATGCTGATGAGCTGGTGGCTACTGAT GAAGCCTTTGATGTGCTGGGCTTTACTCAAGAGGAGAAGAACGGTATTTACAAGCTGACTGGTGCCATTATGCACTATGGCAACATGAAGTTCAagcagaagcagagagaggagcaggcagAAGCTGATGGCACTGAGG ATGCTGACAAAGTCGCTTACCTCATGGGTCTGAACTCTGCTGACCTCATCAAGGGTCTGTGTCACCCAAGGGTCAAAGTAGGAAACGAGTGGGTCACCAAAGGACAGAATGTAAATCAG GTGTACTACTCTATTGGAGCCCTGTCCAAGGCAGTGTATGAGAAGATGTTCAACTGGATGGTTGTCAAAATCAACATGACCTTGGAAACCAAACAGCCTCGCCAGCACTTCATTGGTGTGCTGGATATTGCTGGATTTGAGATCTTTGAT TTCAACACCTTTGAGCAACTGTGCATCAACTTTACTAATGAGAAGCTGCAGCAGTTCTTCAACCACCACATGTTTGTGCTGGAGCAAGAGGAGTACAAGAAGGAGGGTATTGAGTGGACATTCATTGACTTCGGCATGGACTTGGCCGCTTGCATCGAACTCATTGAGAAA CCCATGGGTATCATGTCCATCCTTGAAGAGGAGTGCATGTTCCCCAAGGCCAGTGATGCAACATTCAAAGCTAAGCTTTATGACAACCACTTGGGCAAAAATGCCTGCTTCCAGAAGCCAAGGATTGTGAAGGGGAGACCAGAGGCCCATTTCTCCCTGGTTCACTATGCTGGCACTGTTGATTATAATATTGGCAACTGGCTGGTGAAGAACAAAGACCCTCTCAATGAGACTGTGGTCGGACTCTTCCAGAAGTCAAATCTTAAGATGTTGTGTGCTCTCTTCGCCAACTATGCCGGTGCTGAATCAG CCGCtgagtctggtggtggtggcaagAAGAAGAAGGGTTCTTCTTTCCAGACTGTATCTGCCCTTCACAGG GAGAATCTGAACAAGCTGATGACCAACTTGAGGTCAACTCACCCCCACTTTGTGCGCTGCATCATCCCCAACGAGACCAAGACTCCTGGGGCCATGGAGAATCCTCTGGTAATGCACCAGCTGCGCTGTAACGGTGTGCTGGAAGGCATCAGGATCTGTAGAAAGGGCTTCCCCAACAGGATCCAGTATGCAGACTTCAAACAGAG ATACCGTATCCTGAATCCTGCAGCTGTCCCTGAAGGACAGTTCATTGACAACAAGAAAGGAGCAGAAAAACTGCTGGGATCCTTGGATATTGACCATGAGCAGTACAGATTCGGACACACTAAG GTGTTCTTCAAAGCTGGACTCCTGGGTGTCCTtgaggagatgagagatgacCGTCTCGCTCTCATCATCACTGGTCTACAGTCTAGTGCCCGTGGAATGATTGCCAGGATTGAATTCAAGAAAATTGTAGAACGCAG GGATGCACTGCTGGTGATCCAGTGGAACGTCCGTGCATTCATGGGTGTCAAGAATTGGCCCTGGATGAAGATGTACTTCAAGATCAAGCCTCTCTTGAAATCTGCTGATGCTGAGAAAGAGATGGCAAACATGAAGGAAGAATTCCTGAAGCTGAAGGAGGCCTATGCAAAATCTGAGGCTCGTAGAAAAGAGCTGGAGGAGAAAATGGTTTCTATTATCCAAGAGAAGAATGACCTGCAACTTCAAGTCCAGACT GAACAAGACAGTCTTTGTGATGCTGAGGAGCGATGTGAAGGTCTGATCAAAAGCAAGATCCAGCTTGAGGCCAAATCCAAGGAGCTGGCTGAGAGACTAGAAGATGAAGAGGAGATGAATTCAGAGCTGACTGCAAAGAAGAGGAAGTTGGAGGATGAATGCTCTGAGCTCAAGAAGGACATTGATGATCTGGAGCTCACTCTAGCTaaagtagagaaagagaaacatgcCACTGAGAATAAG GTTAAAAACCTGACTGAGGAGATGGCCGCTCTTGATGAAATCATTGCCAAGCTGACTAAGGAGAAGAAAGCATTGCAGGAGGCTCACCAGCAAACGTTGGATGACCTTCAGAGTGAGGAGGACAAAGTCAACACTCTGACTAAGGCCAAAACCAAGTTGGAACAGCAAGTTGATGAT CTTGAAGGGTCCCTGGAACAGGAAAAGAAACTTAGGATGGATCTTGAGAGAGCTAAAAGGAAGCTTGAGGGTGACTTAAAGTTGACTCAGGAAAGTCTTATGGACTTGGAGAATGACAAACAGCAGCTTGAAGAGAGGATGAAGAA GAAAGACTTTGAGATCAGTCAACTTAATAGCAAGATTGAAGATGAACAAGCTATGGGTGCCCAGCTCCAGAAGAAACTGAAGGAGCTGCAg GCTCGCATTGAGGAGTTGGAGGAAGAGCTGGAGGCTGAGAGAGCTGCCCGAGCCAAAGTGGAGAAGCAGCGGGCAGACCTGGCCAGAGAGCTGGAGGAGATCAGTGAGAGGCTGGAGGAGGCTGGAGGTGCCACTGCTGCCCAGATAGAGATGAACAAGAAGAGGGAGGCTGAGTTCCAGAAGCTGCGCAGAGACCTCGAAGAGTCCACTCTGCAACATGAGGCCACTGCCTCCACACTGAGGAAGAAGCATGCAGACAGTGTAGCTGACCTCGGGGAGCAGATTGACAACCTTCAGAGAGTGAAACAAAAGcttgagaaggagaagagtgagCTCCGTCTGGAGTTGGACGATGTGGTCTCCAACATGGAGCAGGTCTCCAAGGCCAAG ACAAACTTGGAGAAGATGTGCAGAACACTGGAGGACCAGATGACTGAATACAGAACAAAGGCTGAGGAGGGCCAGCGCTCCATCAATGACTTCTCTATGCAGAAAGCCAAGCTTCAAACTGAAAATG GTGAGCTTACAAGACAGCTGGAAGAGAAAGACTCACTTGTTTCTCAACTGACAAGAGGCAAACAGTCCTACACGCAGCAGGTTGAGGATCTCAAGAGGCAACTTGAGGAGGAAGTGAAG GCCAAGAATGCACTAGCCCATGCAGTGCAGTCTGCTCGCCATGATGCTGACCTCCTGAGGGAGCAgtatgaggaggagcaggaggccaAGGCTGAGCTGCAGCGCAGTCTGTCCAAGGCCAACTCTGAGGTGGCTCAGTGGAGAACCAAGTACGAGACTGATGCCATCCAGAGGACTGAGGAGCTGGAAGATGCCAA GAAAAAGCTTGCTCAGCGTCTGCAAGATGCAGAGGAAGCTGTGGAGGCTGTCAATGCCAAATGCTCCTCCCTGGAGAAAACTAAGCATAGACTGCAGAATGAGATTGAAGATCTCATGGTAGATGTGGAGAGATccaatgctgctgctgctgctctagaCAAGAGACAAAGAAACTTTGATAAG GTCTTGTCTGAGTGGAAACAAAAGTTTGAGGAGTCCCAGACTGAGCTGGAGAGTTCCCAGAAAGAGTCCAGATCTCTTGGCACTGAGCTCTTCAAACTCAAGAACTCTTATGAGGAATCTTTGGATCACCTTGAGACCATGAAGAGGGAGAACAAAAATCTCCAAG AGGAAATTTCTGATCTCACTGAGCAACTTGGTGAGACTGGAAAGAGCATTCATGAGCTTGAGAAGGTCAGGAAGACACTTGAGCAAGAGAAGGCAGAGATCCAGACTGCCCTAGAGGAAGCTGAG GGTACCCTTGAACATGAGGAGGGTAAGATACTCAGAGCTCAGCTGGAGTTCAATCAGGTCAAAGCTGACATTGAGCGTAAACTTGCTgagaaggatgaggagatgGAGCAGGCCAAGAGGAACCAGCAGAGAGTGGTGGATACCCTGCAGACCTCCCTGGAGTCTGAGACTCGCAGCAGGAATGAGGCTCTCAGGGtgaagaagaagatggagggagacctcAATGAGATGGAGATCCAGCTCAGCCAGGCCAACAGGCAGGCATCTGAGGCCCAGAAGCAGCTCAAGAGTCTCCATGGACATTTGAAG GATGCTCAACTGCAATTGGATGACGCTCTACGTAATAATGATGATCTCAAAGAGAACACTGCTATTGTGGAGAGACGCAGCAATCTGCTGCAAGCTGAACTGGATGAGCTCAGGTCCCTGGTGGAGCAGACTGAGAGAGGCCGGAAACTGGCTGAACAGGAGCTGCTGGACGTCAGTGAGAGGGTGCAGCTGCTGCACTCTCAG AACACCAGCCTGCTGAACCAGAAGAAGAAGCTAGAGGGTGATACATCCCAGTTGCAGAATGAAGTAGAGGAGGCTGTGCAGGAGTGCAGGAATGCTGAGGAAAAGGCCAAGAAGGCCATCACTGATGCTGCCATGATGGCAGAGGAGCTGAAGAAGGAGCAGGACACCAGTTCTCACCTGGAGCGCATGAAGAAGAACATGGAGCAGACCATCAAGGACCTGCAGCACCGTCTGGATGAAGCTGAACAAATCGCCATGAAAGGTGGCAAAAAACAGATCCAGAAGTTGGAGTCCAGG GTGAGAGAGCTGGAAAGTGAGGTGGAAATGGAACAACGGAAGGCCAGTGATTCTGTCAAAGGAATCCGTAAATATGAGCGTCGCATCAAGGAGCTCACCTATCAG ACTGAGGAGGACAAAAAGAATTTGAGCCGTCTTCaggatctggtggacaaactgcaGCTGAAGGTCAAGTCCTACAAGAGAACATCAGAGGAGGCT GAAGAGCAGGCCAATAGCAACCTGGGCAAGTTCCGCAAGCTGCAGCATGAGCTGGATGAGGCTGAGGAGAGAGCTGATATAGCTGAGTCTCAGGTCAACAAGATGAGAGCCAAGACCCGTGATGTAGGTGGCAAG